One genomic segment of uncultured Desulfobacter sp. includes these proteins:
- a CDS encoding FAD-linked oxidase C-terminal domain-containing protein, with protein MSLSSSLISELQHICGENGVMTSEVDRQNYSYDAAVLEPTIPAAVIRPDSKEAIGKVISLCNDSGTPVTVRGAGTNLSGGTIPEKNGIVLLTNRMNRIIELNETDMYVRVEPGVVTANLAAQVAAKGLFYPPDPGSQAVSTIGGNVAENAGGLRGFKYGVTKDYVMSVEFFDAMGRKVTSGSKTVKCVTGYNLAGLMTASEGTLGVFSEITLKLIPPPAASKAMMAVYDSIEAATQTVAAIIADKIVPCTLELMDNFTINAVEDFSNVGLPRDAKALLLIEVDGHPAQVAEDSERVEQICKKLGARAIQVAQNEAEKEKVWEARRAALSALARLKPTLVLEDATVPRSKIPAMVSAIEKLAVKYDIPIGTFGHAGDGNLHPTLLTDRRDAAHWERVEHCVADLFDAALSLGGTLSGEHGIGIAKAGFMKNEVGQSSIDFCRTMKAAIDPNNILNPGKIIGR; from the coding sequence ATGAGCTTATCGTCATCTTTAATCAGCGAACTTCAACATATTTGCGGGGAAAACGGGGTAATGACCTCGGAGGTTGACCGCCAGAATTATTCATACGATGCTGCGGTTCTTGAACCCACCATACCCGCTGCCGTGATCCGTCCGGACAGCAAAGAGGCCATTGGTAAAGTTATTTCATTGTGCAACGACAGCGGCACCCCGGTTACTGTCCGGGGGGCGGGCACCAACCTGTCCGGGGGCACCATTCCGGAAAAAAATGGCATTGTGCTGCTCACCAACCGGATGAACCGGATCATTGAACTCAACGAAACCGACATGTACGTCCGGGTGGAACCTGGTGTGGTCACGGCCAACCTGGCAGCCCAGGTGGCGGCCAAGGGGTTGTTTTATCCCCCGGACCCCGGCAGTCAGGCCGTCTCCACCATTGGTGGCAATGTGGCGGAAAATGCCGGTGGTCTGAGAGGCTTTAAATACGGGGTAACCAAAGACTATGTCATGTCAGTGGAATTTTTCGATGCCATGGGTCGCAAGGTCACCTCGGGATCCAAAACCGTAAAATGCGTCACTGGATACAACCTGGCAGGATTGATGACGGCATCCGAAGGCACCCTGGGCGTGTTCAGCGAGATTACCCTGAAGCTGATTCCGCCACCGGCGGCCTCCAAGGCCATGATGGCGGTATACGACAGTATAGAGGCCGCCACCCAGACCGTGGCTGCCATTATTGCGGACAAAATCGTCCCCTGCACCCTGGAGCTCATGGATAATTTCACCATTAATGCTGTGGAGGATTTTTCAAACGTGGGCCTGCCCCGGGACGCCAAAGCCCTGTTGCTTATTGAAGTGGACGGACATCCCGCCCAGGTGGCCGAAGACAGCGAAAGGGTGGAGCAGATCTGCAAAAAACTTGGCGCCAGGGCCATCCAGGTCGCCCAAAATGAAGCTGAAAAAGAGAAAGTGTGGGAGGCCAGACGCGCCGCCCTGTCCGCTCTTGCCAGACTTAAGCCCACCCTGGTGCTCGAAGACGCCACCGTGCCCAGAAGCAAAATCCCGGCCATGGTTAGCGCCATTGAAAAACTGGCTGTCAAGTATGATATCCCCATTGGCACATTTGGCCATGCCGGCGACGGCAACCTGCATCCCACCTTGTTGACGGATCGACGGGATGCCGCCCATTGGGAACGGGTGGAACACTGTGTGGCTGACCTGTTTGACGCGGCCCTCTCCTTAGGGGGGACCTTGTCCGGGGAACACGGCATCGGCATTGCCAAGGCCGGATTCATGAAAAACGAGGTGGGTCAGTCCTCCATTGACTTCTGCCGGACCATGAAGGCCGCCATTGACCCGAACAACATCCTCAACCCGGGAAAAATCATAGGGAGATAA
- a CDS encoding (Fe-S)-binding protein: protein MSELNKLAKSLKEIENQLTDCMKCGMCQAVCPVFKQTGDEGDVARGKIFLLERLAEEMLTDAKGAKTRIEKCLMCGTCAANCPSGVKILEIFLKARAALTEYIGLSPVKKLIFRGMLKHPERMDALVHTASRFQNLGTAKADPNQGTRCSKLLSRVIGDRHFLPLAKTPFHKTYPSLNTPAGRSGLKVAFFPGCVTDKMNPEIGEAALKVFKHHGVGVFMPKGQACCGIPALSSGERKTFDTLLAHNAALFAQEQFDYLITPCATCTATIKEIWPMMAEEDSIEKFRAGQWAPKTMDISQFLVDVLGVAPAQNSDAGSESIEFSRGTVTYHDPCHLAKSLKVKSQPRELIRANAGCDFVEMADADTCCGNGGSFNLQNYDLSKQIGMEKRRNILACGATTVATSCPACMMQIRDVLSQNHDRVKVRHVIEIYADTIKD, encoded by the coding sequence ATGTCAGAGCTGAACAAACTTGCGAAAAGCCTGAAAGAGATTGAAAACCAGCTTACGGACTGCATGAAATGCGGGATGTGCCAGGCTGTCTGCCCGGTGTTTAAACAGACCGGGGATGAAGGCGATGTGGCCCGGGGCAAGATTTTTCTTTTGGAGCGCCTGGCCGAAGAGATGCTCACCGATGCCAAGGGGGCCAAAACCCGGATTGAAAAATGCCTGATGTGCGGCACCTGTGCCGCCAATTGTCCCTCGGGGGTGAAGATCCTGGAAATTTTTCTGAAAGCCCGGGCAGCGCTGACCGAGTATATCGGGCTTTCCCCGGTGAAAAAACTTATTTTCAGGGGCATGCTTAAACATCCAGAGCGTATGGATGCCCTGGTTCACACGGCATCCAGGTTCCAGAATCTTGGCACCGCCAAGGCTGACCCCAACCAGGGCACCCGGTGTTCCAAGTTGCTGTCCCGGGTGATCGGCGACAGGCATTTTTTGCCTCTGGCCAAAACCCCGTTCCATAAAACATATCCCTCCCTGAACACCCCGGCCGGGCGTTCGGGGCTGAAGGTGGCATTTTTCCCGGGCTGTGTCACTGACAAGATGAACCCTGAAATCGGTGAAGCAGCGCTCAAGGTGTTCAAACATCACGGGGTGGGTGTATTTATGCCCAAGGGTCAGGCATGTTGCGGAATTCCCGCCCTGTCATCCGGTGAACGGAAAACCTTTGACACCCTGCTGGCCCACAATGCCGCCCTGTTTGCCCAGGAACAGTTTGATTACCTGATCACGCCCTGCGCCACCTGTACGGCCACCATTAAGGAGATCTGGCCCATGATGGCGGAAGAGGACTCCATTGAAAAATTCAGGGCCGGACAGTGGGCACCCAAAACCATGGACATCAGCCAGTTCCTGGTGGATGTTCTGGGGGTGGCACCGGCGCAGAATTCAGACGCCGGTTCCGAGTCCATTGAATTCTCCAGGGGCACCGTGACCTATCATGATCCCTGCCACCTGGCCAAATCCCTGAAGGTGAAAAGCCAGCCCCGGGAGCTGATCCGGGCCAATGCCGGATGCGACTTTGTGGAGATGGCCGATGCGGATACCTGCTGCGGCAACGGCGGCAGTTTTAACCTGCAGAATTATGACCTGTCCAAACAGATTGGTATGGAAAAACGGCGGAATATCCTGGCCTGCGGGGCCACCACCGTTGCCACATCCTGCCCTGCGTGCATGATGCAGATCCGGGATGTACTTTCCCAAAACCATGATAGGGTAAAGGTCAGACATGTGATTGAGATCTATGCCGACACCATTAAGGATTAG
- a CDS encoding nitroreductase family protein, producing MLIELLRKRRSIREFEDKPVSPEHCDILIEAALRSPSSRGFNPWQFVVVKDKNRIAQLSEAKSHGSAFLKNAPLAIVVCADTSKSDVWIEDASIAAIIIHLAAADLGLGSCWAQMRLRTRDDGTSASDYISSILDLPEHIQVQAIIGIGHPADEMDGHGANTLLYDQVSYEKFGQRR from the coding sequence ATGTTGATTGAATTATTGCGTAAAAGAAGAAGCATCCGGGAGTTTGAGGATAAGCCTGTAAGCCCTGAACATTGCGATATTCTTATCGAAGCCGCACTTCGGTCTCCAAGTTCCAGGGGCTTTAATCCATGGCAGTTTGTGGTGGTCAAAGATAAGAACCGCATCGCACAGTTGTCCGAGGCCAAATCCCATGGCTCCGCTTTTTTAAAAAATGCGCCGTTGGCCATCGTCGTGTGTGCCGATACATCCAAAAGCGATGTCTGGATTGAGGATGCCTCCATTGCCGCCATTATTATTCATCTGGCTGCTGCGGATTTGGGCCTTGGCTCCTGCTGGGCACAGATGCGTTTGCGCACTCGTGACGACGGTACTTCGGCCTCGGATTATATTTCAAGCATTCTTGATCTGCCGGAACATATCCAGGTGCAGGCGATTATCGGCATCGGCCATCCTGCAGATGAAATGGATGGTCATGGTGCGAACACGCTTTTATATGATCAGGTCAGTTATGAAAAATTCGGTCAGCGCAGGTAA
- a CDS encoding cold-shock protein: MAEGTVKWFNDAKGFGFIEQDGGKDLFVHHTAIQSEGFKSLAEGARVTFDVVEGPKGPAAENVVQQ; this comes from the coding sequence ATGGCTGAAGGAACAGTAAAATGGTTTAACGATGCAAAAGGTTTTGGTTTTATCGAACAAGATGGCGGCAAAGATTTATTTGTTCACCATACCGCAATTCAATCCGAGGGATTCAAATCCTTAGCAGAAGGTGCTCGGGTAACCTTTGATGTTGTTGAGGGTCCTAAAGGGCCTGCAGCAGAGAATGTTGTCCAGCAGTAA
- a CDS encoding DEAD/DEAH box helicase: MSFKDFKFDPKIEAGITACSYTLPTPIQKEAIPPILEGRDILGLAQTGTGKTAAFVLPLLQRLLDGPRKKVRALIVAPTRELAEQIHADISKLAQKTGLRSISIYGGVGKYPQVKAIRSGVEIIVACPGRLLDLLNDRSFSLKAVETLVLDEADHMFDKGFLPDIRRIIKQLPTKRQSLVFSATMPTEIRHLAENILINPVTVQINHTQPKLAISHVLFQVAKEQKTSLLKTIIKEEEMKSTLVFTRTKHKAKSLALVLQKAGYKAASIQGNLSQLKRQEALNGFKNGKFKILVATDIAARGIDVKGISHVINYDVPDTPETYTHRTGRTGRAERTGQAFIFAGQEDTKIISRIEHNLGKKMRRQVTPGFPWDPNATVVEQKRKHFSRPKPRGKKPSSGGRGRNQHSGVFSLANNKSRAARP, translated from the coding sequence ATGAGTTTTAAAGATTTTAAGTTTGACCCTAAGATAGAAGCCGGCATCACTGCCTGCAGTTATACACTTCCCACCCCGATTCAAAAAGAGGCTATTCCTCCAATACTCGAAGGTAGAGATATCCTTGGCCTGGCCCAGACTGGGACTGGAAAGACAGCAGCTTTTGTACTGCCCCTTCTTCAGCGACTGCTGGATGGTCCTCGAAAAAAAGTGCGTGCGTTGATCGTAGCACCCACAAGAGAATTGGCAGAACAGATTCATGCAGATATCAGCAAGCTGGCACAAAAAACCGGTTTGCGAAGTATTTCCATTTATGGTGGTGTGGGCAAGTACCCCCAGGTCAAAGCAATCCGAAGTGGTGTGGAAATTATTGTTGCCTGCCCGGGTCGATTGCTGGACCTTCTTAATGATCGGTCTTTTTCTTTGAAAGCTGTTGAAACGCTGGTCCTTGATGAGGCAGACCATATGTTTGACAAAGGATTTTTACCTGATATCCGCAGGATTATCAAGCAGCTACCCACGAAACGTCAATCCCTGGTTTTTTCTGCTACCATGCCTACAGAAATTCGTCACTTGGCGGAAAATATATTGATAAATCCGGTAACTGTACAAATTAATCATACACAGCCGAAGCTCGCAATTTCGCATGTCCTGTTTCAAGTTGCAAAAGAACAGAAGACCTCTTTGCTTAAGACCATTATTAAAGAAGAGGAAATGAAGAGTACGCTGGTTTTTACCCGAACCAAACACAAGGCAAAAAGTCTGGCCCTGGTATTACAAAAAGCGGGTTATAAAGCAGCTTCAATTCAAGGCAATCTTTCCCAGCTGAAACGGCAGGAGGCCTTGAACGGTTTTAAAAACGGTAAATTCAAGATCCTGGTGGCCACCGATATTGCTGCCCGGGGAATTGATGTGAAGGGGATTTCCCATGTCATCAACTATGATGTACCGGATACACCCGAAACTTATACCCACCGTACAGGACGTACCGGACGGGCGGAACGAACGGGTCAGGCATTTATTTTTGCCGGTCAGGAAGACACCAAAATAATTTCACGCATAGAGCACAATCTGGGAAAAAAGATGCGTCGCCAAGTCACCCCAGGTTTTCCCTGGGACCCTAACGCGACTGTGGTTGAACAAAAAAGGAAACACTTTTCACGACCAAAGCCGAGAGGAAAGAAACCGTCTTCAGGTGGGCGGGGTAGAAATCAGCACAGCGGTGTTTTTTCCTTGGCAAACAACAAAAGCAGGGCAGCTCGTCCATAA